Proteins encoded within one genomic window of Thunnus maccoyii chromosome 22, fThuMac1.1, whole genome shotgun sequence:
- the LOC121889967 gene encoding asialoglycoprotein receptor 2-like, translating into MEWTLSVLIFLTGLCTLTFCLPRQYHFIGRTLPWSDAQTYCRERYTDLATVNNIEEMNRLVNTAQDSTGGYTKKAWIGLHDNLTSWRWSLSDSRYYRDKKDKYRNWDFSQPDNFLGNQMCVKMWSTGVWEDSQCNLRHPFICYDGLNSYLSS; encoded by the exons ATGGAGTGGACATTGTCTGTCCTCATCTTTCTCACTG GCCTGTGTACTCTTACCTTCTGCCTTCCTCGCCAGTACCACTTCATCGGTAGAACCCTGCCCTGGTCAGATGCCCAGACATACTGCAGAGAGCGGTACACTGACTTGGCCACGGTGAACAATATAGAGGAAATGAACCGACTGGTTAACACAGCTCAGGACTCTACTGGAGGCTACACTAAGAAGGCCTGGATTGGGCTGCATGATAACCTCACCAGCTGGAGGTGGTCATTGTCAGACAGCCGTTactacagagacaaaaaagacaagTACAGGAACTGGGATTTTAGTCAGCCTGACAACTTCCTCGGAAACCAGATGTGTGTGAAGATGTGGAGCACAGGGGTGTGGGAGGACTCCCAGTGCAACCTGAGACACCCTTTCATCTGCTACGATGGTCTAAATTCATATTTATCCTCATAA
- the LOC121889966 gene encoding cell wall protein DAN4-like, protein MTVQTPKQPVLSTKTTTMNQNKITTIEGHLTRTEITSSEQPLATKLDQTTSNETPNKPFLSTSSSSTTTTKTTVIQNKMTTIKKDPTSTEITSKETPNNSPLSTTTEIENRRTTEVKSTTGHLRTSIGQPSTSEVNQTRPMTNQTPNQQVLSTTTTLTQSKVTTSEEDLTSTEMTSFERLSTSLVDRKTSIPEETPNNLLLSTTPETPNKRTTTEIKSTTGHLRTSSVQPSTSEVNQTRPMTDETPSQPLLSTTTTTMTQNKITTTERDSTSTEISTSAQLTTPELDQTTSISVNPNIESSTELESTTGHLSTDITSSQQPSTPEVDQAGPTTGVTPNQPFSTITTVTENKITTERDATSTYIISFLPFSTPEQNHITSIPVQTLYKSHYSTPATVNSNKRTTSEVDSTTGHLKTMDQTRPITQHVIKLGVTLTSKRQLSEDDIKELVLVQFHNLLIEMGLPKSIKVGLKRPVK, encoded by the exons ATGACTG TTCAAACTCCAAAACAGCCAGTTTTGTCTACCAAAACCACCACAATgaaccaaaataaaataaccacAATTGAGGGACACTTAACCAGGACGGAGATTACTTCATCTGAGCAGCCTTTAGCCACAAAACTGGATCAAACAACATCCA ATGAAACTCCAAACAAGCCATTTTtgtccaccagcagcagcagcaccaccaccaccaagaCCACTGTTATCCAAAACAAAATGACCACCATTAAAAAAGACCCAACCAGTACAGAGATTACCTCTA AAGAAACTCCAAACAACTCACCCTTGTCCACCACCACAGAGATCGAAAATAGAAGAACCACTGAGGTAAAATCAACCACAGGTCATCTCAGAACCTCAATTGGGCAGCCTTCAACCTCAGAGGTGAATCAAACCAGACCCATGACTA ATCAAACTCCAAATCAGCAAGTTCtgtccaccaccaccacattGACCCAAAGCAAAGTAACCACCAGTGAGGAAGACTTAACCAGTACAGAGATGACTTCCTTTGAGCGACTGTCAACCTCACTGGTGGATCGAAAGACATCCATTCCTG AAGAAACTCCAAACAACTTACTCTTGTCCACCACCCCAGAGACCCCAAATAAAAGAACAACCACTGAGATAAAATCAACGACCGGTCACCTCAGAACCTCATCTGTGCAGCCTTCAACCTCAGAGGTGAATCAAACCAGACCCATGACTG ATGAAACTCCAAGCCAGCCACTTTTgtccaccactaccaccacaatgacccaaaacaaaataaccacCACCGAAAGAGACTCAACCAGTACAGAGATTTCCACATCTGCGCAGCTTACAACCCCAGAACTGGATCAAACAACATCCATTTCTG TGAACCCAAACATTGAAAGCTCAACTGAGTTAGAATCAACCACTGGTCATCTCAGCACAGATATTACCTCATCTCAGCAGCCTTCAACCCCAGAGGTGGACCAAGCAGGACCCACTACTG GTGTAACACCAAACCAGCCATTTTCGACTATCACCACAGTGACCGAAAACAAAATAACCACTGAAAGAGATGCAACCAGTACATACATTATCTCATTTCTGCCATTTTCAACTCCAGAACAGAACCACATTACATCCATTCCTg TCCAAACTCTATACAAATCACATTATTCCACCCCCGCTACTGTGAATTCAAACAAACGAACCACCAGTGAGGTGGACTCAACCACCGGCCATCTCAAGACAATGGACCAAACAAGACCCATTACTC aACATGTGATCAAACTGGGAGTGACACTCACGTCCAAAAGACAACTGAGTGAAGATGACATCAAAGAACTGGTATTAGTGCAG TTTCACAATCTACTGATAGAAATGGGACTTCCTAAAAGCATCAAGGTCGGCTTGAAGAGACCAGTGAAATAA